The proteins below are encoded in one region of Parvicella tangerina:
- a CDS encoding T9SS type A sorting domain-containing protein has protein sequence MKFLPTLSIFFAFFLIFPFNATGQRYWVSATPANWSGDNWSSTSGGAPDGGGPPTAGTDAIFDGNGVGDCTVDVAANFDGINTTNYTGIIDLNGSVFSISGVNNCIFSDGTINDTPGTSLLQINTSGVVRFSGTIFGAEIDATGAIDFDAGTFNNNVSVTHGFSNQYGNGGCTFNGSLSISNGSGNEIRLGVNNPDTYNGTVTIDNSGSSWVRMAYNSPGNAFNNDISVSSSGSASGISFSGGGSGTSTFGAGVNFTIGSDFTSGDLILESITQTDATNFTLDLNGTARIYLYNSIFLGDLDIQSPRVYLRENTFNGLVDIVKEGASNDASHGGNVFNDVTHLHLTGSGYLLMGNSLPDIWNADLTLTNEGTDILYVAHNTPGNEFNGDVIFECTSSNGIRIGQGGTSTSTLSAGNSLTVGPLGFSDGLLILYHITQVGGTAQSLDLSGNGRIAIDDCTFDGDLTFSSPRLQFANSTFNGSVDFTKEGTTTDVNDGGNTFNNPASFTHMGSNDWRFATSNPDIYNNTVSYYTSGDASARILPSFGSLNNQFNDDVTLQNTNSGGVYIGPGNGTSTLAAGKTIQIGGAGFNDGILYLYNITQADATTINLIVTDATITRITNNTFLGNVSVISPRIYVEDNSFSGNLSVNKTGGNNDDSGGGNTINGSATITNSGSGRILFGNSNPDIFNGDLFVNNIGSDIIYLAHNSAGNEFNGNVELVNTTGNSIRISQGGSSSSTLATGQTITIGAGGFANGDLYIDNFTQSGNTAQNLTLDNSARLYLDGTTWEGDFTGTSGYLETDYSTFEGTANLTQNGSLANSSCSGNDFQAITTITNSGDNNLYFGVTDPTSFQSDVIVNNSGTSTVRLAYQSVGNTFDGDVTLNNSGNGQGVYLGTNGTTTTFTVSGDLTLNESSAGNTNNGIANNGVGVVNGDLTINQNSTATSCYSYLANGTSSQLTVDGTVTLNNNGAATSNQEIRAGWNGSVIFNQPVIANNNSAATNSYIRFAYTSNASATFNDDIEVTTTVANSDGITFGEAGGSATLVATKTVTTGIGGFIDGNLIFRNFTQVGGTPQSLTLTGGANLYCEDSDWGGDINFVAPRLRTDGTIYRGTAYLEKTGASNDNSAGGNYFHSTLDLVHSGADNFLFGNGDADTVSNNLTVSNTGTGNFYFAYNVSDSYIDGDLNIANGATAGNLSFANTGTTSTTITGNVSITNNSSNANSAYFPNDGNISINGDLTITDNGSSGNQNFYIGDNAASVINIDGNVDIALNTSGTTGRFYFGNNATITVNGDVSFSNSSTCNNSQFYITNGGAASTNFNGNLTLENYGVGSDGFYFGPSDSPTTLAATKVVSIGGNGFTTGDLQFRNFTQIGATAQNLTLTGDAYFYNINSDWGGDVSFIGPRFRTDNTSYGGTAYLEKSGGVADDQSQGNNSFAGDFTMVNSGSRYFMMGANNPDMFSGNVTMNNTGSDDMFLAYSSAGNTIAGDLYVNHVGAGQNLNVSNSNGSTLTINGNTVIDFSSSDDNTRLYFPNDGTIDLAGDLTVVQGTSGNSSNSYFSNNSNGSLVINGTTDITNNSSSATTGRVYLGNNGHITLNGPLNIYNNATSNNAECYVNSSSGSTGVFNGDITLESVAASDGVRFGASGGSSSLSDTYTITVGAGGFDGSYLELRNFTQVGSTAQNIVTTGASTQLDIRDAIFNADASFESARIFLRENTFEGSTQFTKTGAFTDASVGGNTYNGNVTFDNASTGTFRLSSNNGFSDDYNGDVTFTESNTGDLRPTRNNSDTFAGDINLNSNDQIYFGEAGNGRVVLDGSSDQNITDLVGGVLHRMRDLEVSKPGGDVYLGSSFDILNDLALNQGIVYSDATNLIVMTDNSNVTAVSNSSHVDGPIDKIGNDAFAFPVGDNGFYRPISISNPSSGSAQFRAQYFDTDPDLSGYADNSMEATLDYISDCEYWTLDRLASGNNVSVSLSYENYSGACSGVNDPATVSVARWDGSMWRDHGNDGSATPNQIISNGAVTSFSPFTLGTNNYPTNPLPVELLSFEAKPFGDEVKINWETASEINNDYFTLERSSDGLEFYTIETIEGAGNSSTPLNYSTVDRSPIQGTSYYRLKQTDFNGEFTYSNTEVVEFNNPINTGVLLYPNPIAIGDDQLTLEFSNQAERSIIVLNQLGQVIGEPIKSTEKKLEIATSHLAKGIYFVKIVKAGTHIHVERFTVK, from the coding sequence ATGAAGTTTTTACCTACTCTTTCTATTTTTTTTGCTTTCTTTCTAATTTTTCCTTTCAACGCCACTGGTCAACGTTACTGGGTAAGTGCGACTCCAGCGAATTGGTCTGGAGACAACTGGTCTTCAACTTCAGGGGGCGCACCTGATGGTGGAGGACCTCCTACCGCTGGAACCGATGCCATATTTGACGGAAACGGAGTTGGTGATTGCACTGTAGATGTTGCGGCTAATTTTGACGGTATTAACACCACAAATTATACTGGAATCATAGATCTAAATGGTAGTGTATTCTCTATTTCTGGCGTAAATAACTGCATCTTTTCAGATGGCACAATCAATGACACCCCTGGCACTTCACTTCTTCAGATCAATACCAGTGGAGTGGTGCGTTTCTCAGGCACTATCTTTGGTGCCGAAATTGATGCAACTGGTGCAATTGATTTCGATGCAGGAACTTTTAACAATAATGTCTCAGTAACCCATGGTTTTTCAAACCAATATGGTAATGGTGGATGTACCTTTAACGGATCCCTATCCATCAGCAACGGCAGTGGGAATGAGATTCGACTAGGCGTCAACAATCCAGATACCTACAACGGCACTGTTACCATCGACAACTCGGGGAGTTCTTGGGTTAGAATGGCATATAACTCACCTGGTAATGCGTTTAATAATGATATTTCGGTTTCTAGTAGCGGATCCGCAAGTGGAATCTCGTTCAGTGGTGGAGGAAGTGGCACATCAACATTTGGAGCTGGTGTCAATTTCACAATTGGCTCAGACTTCACTTCTGGTGACCTTATTTTGGAGTCCATCACACAAACTGATGCTACGAATTTTACGCTAGATTTGAATGGAACGGCAAGGATCTATTTATACAACTCTATCTTTCTTGGTGATCTTGACATTCAATCTCCCAGAGTTTATCTCAGAGAAAACACCTTTAACGGACTTGTTGATATCGTAAAGGAAGGAGCCTCAAACGATGCTTCTCACGGTGGGAATGTGTTTAATGATGTCACTCACCTCCATTTAACTGGTTCTGGCTATTTGCTCATGGGAAACAGTCTTCCGGATATCTGGAACGCAGACCTTACTTTAACCAATGAAGGTACGGACATCTTGTATGTGGCTCACAACACACCTGGAAATGAGTTTAATGGAGATGTCATTTTCGAATGCACCTCATCAAACGGTATAAGAATTGGTCAGGGAGGAACTTCCACCTCAACCCTATCTGCAGGAAATTCGCTAACAGTTGGACCGTTAGGATTCTCTGATGGACTATTAATTCTTTATCACATCACTCAGGTAGGAGGAACTGCTCAAAGCCTTGATCTTTCTGGAAACGGTCGAATTGCAATTGATGATTGCACCTTCGATGGTGACCTTACCTTTTCTTCTCCAAGACTTCAGTTTGCGAATAGTACATTCAACGGAAGTGTAGACTTTACGAAGGAGGGTACTACTACAGATGTCAACGATGGAGGAAACACCTTTAACAACCCTGCTTCCTTTACACACATGGGGTCGAATGACTGGCGATTTGCTACAAGTAATCCCGATATATATAACAATACAGTCTCTTACTATACTTCAGGAGACGCTTCGGCAAGAATACTTCCATCATTTGGTTCTTTAAACAATCAATTCAACGATGATGTTACGCTTCAAAACACGAACTCGGGAGGTGTTTACATAGGTCCAGGAAACGGAACATCAACACTTGCAGCAGGTAAAACTATTCAAATTGGCGGTGCTGGGTTTAATGATGGCATCCTTTATCTGTACAACATTACGCAAGCAGACGCGACTACGATTAACCTAATCGTCACTGATGCTACTATAACAAGAATAACCAACAATACTTTTTTGGGTAACGTGTCTGTTATTTCTCCCAGAATCTACGTGGAAGATAATTCCTTTAGTGGTAATTTGTCTGTTAACAAAACGGGGGGAAATAATGATGATTCGGGAGGAGGCAATACAATAAATGGCTCAGCAACGATAACCAACTCAGGGTCTGGAAGAATATTATTTGGGAATTCAAATCCGGATATTTTTAACGGAGATCTATTTGTTAACAATATTGGATCAGATATCATTTATCTGGCGCATAATTCTGCTGGAAATGAATTTAACGGAAATGTAGAGCTCGTGAACACAACGGGTAATAGTATTAGAATTTCACAAGGAGGCTCGAGCTCTTCAACACTTGCTACTGGACAAACGATCACTATTGGCGCAGGTGGTTTTGCTAACGGGGATCTTTATATTGACAATTTTACGCAATCGGGAAATACCGCTCAAAACCTTACTCTTGATAATTCGGCAAGACTATATTTAGATGGCACAACCTGGGAAGGCGACTTTACTGGAACTTCAGGTTATTTGGAAACAGATTACTCTACTTTTGAAGGAACAGCCAACCTTACTCAAAATGGAAGTCTGGCCAACTCCAGTTGTTCTGGAAATGACTTCCAAGCTATAACAACAATAACCAATTCTGGCGATAACAATCTCTACTTTGGTGTTACAGACCCCACTAGCTTTCAATCTGATGTTATCGTGAACAATTCTGGCACGAGTACGGTTCGTCTTGCTTATCAGTCTGTTGGAAACACCTTTGACGGTGATGTTACGCTCAATAACTCTGGAAATGGTCAAGGGGTTTACCTTGGAACAAATGGAACCACAACGACTTTTACCGTTTCTGGTGATCTTACATTGAATGAATCCTCAGCAGGCAACACCAATAACGGCATTGCTAACAACGGTGTTGGCGTAGTGAATGGTGACTTGACAATTAATCAGAACTCAACAGCAACTAGCTGCTATAGTTATTTAGCAAATGGTACTTCGTCTCAGCTTACAGTAGATGGAACGGTCACGCTTAACAACAATGGTGCGGCAACCTCTAACCAAGAGATTAGAGCGGGTTGGAACGGCTCGGTAATCTTTAACCAACCAGTTATTGCCAATAATAACAGCGCGGCAACCAATTCATATATTCGATTTGCTTACACTTCAAATGCGTCAGCTACATTTAATGATGACATCGAGGTCACAACCACCGTAGCAAATTCAGACGGCATTACTTTTGGAGAGGCTGGTGGTAGTGCAACTTTGGTTGCAACTAAGACTGTTACTACAGGAATAGGAGGCTTTATTGACGGCAATCTGATCTTTAGAAACTTCACGCAGGTTGGTGGTACTCCACAATCCTTAACATTGACTGGAGGTGCGAACCTCTATTGCGAAGATAGCGACTGGGGTGGTGATATCAACTTTGTAGCACCAAGATTAAGGACAGATGGTACGATTTACAGAGGAACCGCTTATTTAGAAAAAACAGGTGCATCTAACGATAACAGTGCTGGAGGAAACTATTTCCACTCTACTTTAGATTTGGTGCATTCAGGCGCAGACAATTTTTTGTTTGGTAATGGCGATGCAGACACCGTATCCAATAACCTGACTGTTTCGAATACGGGAACAGGCAACTTCTACTTTGCTTACAACGTTAGCGATAGTTACATTGATGGAGATTTAAATATTGCAAATGGAGCCACAGCCGGAAACTTGTCTTTTGCAAACACCGGGACAACAAGCACAACTATCACTGGAAATGTTAGCATAACCAATAATAGTTCTAACGCCAATAGTGCCTATTTTCCAAATGATGGTAACATCAGTATTAACGGAGACCTGACAATCACAGACAATGGGAGTTCAGGGAATCAAAATTTCTACATCGGAGACAATGCTGCCTCTGTTATTAACATTGATGGAAATGTAGACATCGCACTTAATACTTCTGGAACCACTGGACGCTTTTATTTTGGAAACAACGCTACCATAACAGTGAATGGAGATGTTTCCTTCTCAAATTCATCTACCTGCAACAATTCTCAGTTTTACATTACAAATGGCGGAGCAGCCTCTACCAATTTTAATGGAAACCTAACCCTAGAAAATTATGGCGTTGGTTCTGATGGCTTTTATTTTGGTCCTAGCGATAGCCCCACAACTCTGGCTGCTACAAAAGTAGTTTCTATAGGTGGCAACGGTTTTACAACTGGTGATTTACAATTTAGAAATTTTACACAAATTGGAGCCACTGCCCAAAACCTTACCCTTACTGGAGATGCTTACTTTTATAACATCAACTCTGATTGGGGAGGCGATGTCTCATTTATCGGACCTAGATTCAGAACTGACAACACTTCCTATGGTGGTACAGCATATCTAGAAAAATCTGGGGGAGTCGCTGATGATCAATCACAAGGTAACAACTCTTTTGCTGGCGATTTCACCATGGTTAACTCTGGATCTAGATACTTCATGATGGGAGCAAACAACCCAGACATGTTTAGTGGAAATGTCACCATGAATAACACAGGGAGTGATGACATGTTCCTCGCCTACTCTAGCGCTGGAAACACTATTGCGGGTGATCTTTACGTCAATCACGTAGGAGCGGGACAAAACTTAAACGTATCTAATTCTAATGGATCTACACTAACCATTAATGGAAATACGGTAATTGATTTTTCTAGCTCTGACGATAATACTCGCCTATATTTTCCTAATGACGGAACAATCGATCTAGCAGGTGATCTAACCGTTGTTCAAGGAACTTCAGGTAACTCTAGCAACAGTTATTTTAGTAATAACTCGAACGGAAGTCTTGTTATTAATGGGACTACCGACATTACGAACAATTCCTCTTCAGCAACTACTGGTAGAGTTTATCTAGGGAACAATGGTCATATTACGCTAAATGGCCCACTCAACATATACAATAACGCGACATCAAACAACGCTGAATGCTATGTGAACTCTTCATCGGGAAGCACAGGTGTTTTTAACGGTGATATTACCCTAGAATCTGTTGCTGCATCCGATGGTGTTCGGTTTGGTGCGTCAGGCGGCAGCTCATCGCTATCAGACACCTATACTATAACCGTTGGAGCAGGAGGTTTTGATGGTAGCTATTTGGAGTTGAGGAACTTCACACAAGTAGGATCAACTGCCCAAAATATCGTGACCACGGGCGCATCAACACAATTAGATATTCGAGATGCCATTTTTAATGCTGACGCATCGTTTGAAAGTGCCCGAATTTTTCTAAGAGAAAATACGTTTGAAGGATCTACCCAATTTACAAAAACAGGAGCTTTTACAGATGCATCTGTTGGAGGTAATACCTATAACGGTAACGTCACTTTCGATAATGCAAGTACTGGAACATTTAGACTTTCCAGCAACAATGGATTTTCGGACGACTACAACGGGGATGTTACATTTACAGAGTCTAACACAGGCGATTTAAGACCTACAAGAAATAACTCCGACACTTTTGCTGGAGATATTAACCTGAACAGCAATGATCAAATCTACTTTGGTGAAGCTGGTAATGGCCGTGTAGTTCTAGACGGAAGTTCAGATCAAAATATTACAGATCTCGTAGGTGGTGTGTTACATAGAATGAGAGATTTAGAAGTAAGTAAACCTGGAGGAGACGTTTACCTTGGTAGTAGCTTTGACATATTAAACGATCTTGCTTTGAATCAGGGCATCGTGTATTCAGATGCAACAAACCTGATCGTAATGACAGATAATTCCAATGTTACCGCTGTCTCTAACTCATCTCACGTAGATGGCCCCATTGATAAAATCGGTAATGATGCATTTGCGTTTCCTGTTGGAGACAATGGTTTCTATCGCCCTATTTCTATTTCCAACCCCTCAAGCGGTTCAGCCCAATTTAGAGCACAGTATTTTGACACAGACCCAGATCTATCTGGATATGCTGACAACTCAATGGAGGCAACTCTCGATTATATTTCTGATTGCGAATATTGGACTTTAGATCGATTAGCTTCAGGCAATAATGTTTCTGTTTCCCTAAGTTATGAAAACTACAGTGGTGCCTGCAGTGGTGTCAATGATCCAGCAACCGTATCCGTAGCAAGATGGGATGGATCCATGTGGAGAGACCATGGAAATGATGGCTCGGCTACTCCTAATCAGATCATTAGCAATGGAGCCGTTACTTCATTCAGTCCATTTACGCTAGGTACAAACAATTACCCAACGAATCCACTTCCTGTTGAATTATTATCATTTGAAGCAAAACCTTTTGGTGACGAAGTGAAAATCAATTGGGAAACGGCCTCGGAGATTAATAACGATTATTTTACCCTCGAGAGAAGTAGTGATGGCCTTGAGTTTTACACGATAGAAACTATTGAAGGTGCTGGAAACTCAAGCACACCTCTTAACTACTCAACGGTTGACAGATCACCTATTCAGGGAACATCTTACTACCGCTTGAAGCAAACTGATTTCAATGGAGAGTTCACTTACTCAAATACTGAAGTCGTTGAGTTTAACAATCCTATAAACACTGGTGTTCTTCTTTATCCGAACCCAATTGCCATTGGTGATGATCAGCTCACCTTAGAGTTTAGCAATCAAGCGGAGCGAAGCATAATCGTACTTAATCAACTTGGCCAGGTAATTGGAGAGCCTATCAAATCAACCGAAAAGAAGTTAGAAATTGCTACTTCACACCTGGCTAAGGGGATTTATTTTGTGAAGATTGTTAAAGCAGGAACTCATATTCATGTGGAAAGATTCACAGTGAAGTAG
- a CDS encoding LETM1 domain-containing protein: MSDEFRDIEQKVIHDEDLNSLEELGQIEFAKKLKDNRIKAQKAMKTFARDLGNEAKETREASKILVKFLMDGKISPEEEKELKTQVYDLFKMAGIGIPFFLIPGSSLLLPFLIKVASRYGVNLLPTSFDHRNDEEE, translated from the coding sequence ATGTCTGATGAATTCAGAGATATCGAACAAAAAGTAATTCATGATGAAGACCTAAACTCTTTGGAAGAATTAGGTCAAATTGAATTTGCCAAAAAGCTAAAAGATAATCGAATCAAGGCTCAAAAAGCAATGAAAACCTTTGCACGAGACCTCGGTAATGAAGCCAAGGAAACGCGAGAAGCCTCAAAAATTTTGGTAAAATTTCTCATGGATGGAAAGATCTCTCCAGAAGAAGAGAAGGAACTCAAGACACAAGTTTATGATTTGTTTAAAATGGCAGGAATCGGAATACCGTTCTTTTTAATCCCAGGTTCATCTTTACTCCTTCCCTTTTTGATCAAAGTAGCAAGTAGATATGGAGTAAACCTACTCCCAACCTCATTTGATCATCGCAATGATGAAGAAGAATAA
- a CDS encoding DUF7793 family protein, which produces MIEIKSEIKFEGGRIEIDNNRIVKFTTDVGKLELNHAENFIKSLKENNVRSNVLIIFDAQSLEESTDGIVKKYTVGKLEKHASALAVLNNSSISRFLIHTFLAIYRPNIPVRMFDEEDQARRWLITFRDPEQK; this is translated from the coding sequence GTGATTGAGATTAAAAGTGAAATAAAATTTGAAGGAGGAAGGATTGAAATTGATAACAATCGGATTGTGAAGTTTACGACAGATGTGGGTAAACTAGAGTTAAATCATGCAGAGAATTTCATCAAAAGCTTGAAAGAAAATAATGTGCGCAGTAATGTGCTGATAATTTTTGATGCCCAATCGTTAGAAGAAAGTACAGATGGAATTGTCAAGAAGTACACTGTTGGAAAACTAGAGAAGCACGCTAGTGCATTAGCTGTATTGAACAACTCATCCATTTCTCGGTTTTTGATCCATACTTTCTTGGCGATTTATCGTCCTAACATCCCAGTGCGAATGTTTGATGAAGAAGATCAAGCCAGAAGGTGGCTCATTACTTTTAGGGATCCTGAGCAGAAATGA
- a CDS encoding DUF481 domain-containing protein has protein sequence MKQLLISFILILSIQTYFSQIINIEEKRYKNAEEGLQGNIDLSFRYTQNTRSVYQISNNISLLYRKEKLTHLFLNNITLVRSNNSDLVNYGYAHYRLIHMLSEKRFIKWESYGQIQYNSVQKIRQRILIGSGLRFKIVNSDSLQFNYGWSLMYEYEETTIPEFSNVIRNSNYLSLNWKISKSWEFKTITYYQPSIGDFADFRISNESTISHSLSKNFSIVVSVNFLYDSRPPVDVPVNNLNTSLLLRYKFKP, from the coding sequence ATGAAGCAGTTACTGATTTCGTTCATATTGATTCTTTCCATTCAAACATACTTTTCTCAAATCATCAACATTGAAGAAAAGCGTTATAAAAATGCTGAAGAAGGGTTACAAGGGAACATTGACCTAAGCTTCAGGTATACCCAAAATACACGTTCCGTTTATCAGATATCGAATAACATTAGTCTGCTTTACAGAAAGGAGAAATTGACACATCTCTTCTTGAACAACATTACCTTAGTTAGAAGCAACAATAGTGATCTTGTCAACTACGGTTATGCCCATTATCGTTTGATCCATATGCTTTCAGAAAAGCGATTCATTAAATGGGAATCTTATGGTCAAATCCAATACAACAGTGTCCAGAAGATTAGACAACGAATTCTGATTGGATCAGGCTTAAGGTTCAAAATAGTTAATTCAGACTCCCTTCAATTTAACTATGGCTGGTCGTTGATGTACGAGTATGAAGAAACTACGATACCTGAATTCAGCAACGTCATCAGAAATTCAAACTATCTTTCTTTGAACTGGAAGATCAGCAAATCATGGGAATTTAAAACAATTACTTACTATCAGCCATCTATTGGTGATTTTGCGGATTTCAGAATTTCAAATGAATCTACCATTTCACATTCGTTGAGTAAGAATTTTTCGATTGTTGTTAGTGTGAACTTCCTTTACGATTCAAGACCTCCTGTTGATGTACCTGTAAATAATTTAAACACCAGTTTATTACTCAGGTACAAATTCAAACCATGA
- a CDS encoding patatin-like phospholipase family protein, producing the protein MRALVISGGGSKGAFAGGVAEYLIREEKCEYDLFVGSSTGSLLISHLALGEIGRIKKVFTNVEQKDIFYINPFKIKELDNAEYRVSINHWNTIKSFILKRQTFGDSKNLRNLIRETLTAEDFTQLKEQKKRIVVSVANLTKYQTEFKSNIDYSYTDFIDWIWASANYVPFMSVLNKHGHEFADGGFGSHTPIQAAIDLGAKEVDVIILETEHLDRNFEPTTNAFGSLMRVFGFMTEQIYYDDLMIGKLKSKARNVMIRKFHTPYRLTDFPFVFRPKLMKKWWNEGFEHAKSHNANKTIIQKEKI; encoded by the coding sequence ATGAGAGCTTTGGTCATATCGGGAGGAGGTAGCAAGGGTGCTTTTGCAGGTGGCGTGGCAGAATACCTGATTCGCGAGGAGAAATGCGAATATGATCTCTTTGTTGGTAGCTCTACAGGCAGTTTATTGATTAGTCATTTGGCTCTTGGAGAAATAGGTCGAATTAAAAAGGTTTTTACCAATGTAGAGCAAAAAGACATCTTCTATATCAATCCGTTTAAGATTAAAGAACTTGACAATGCTGAATATCGTGTTTCCATCAATCACTGGAACACGATAAAATCGTTTATTCTTAAACGACAAACCTTTGGTGACAGCAAAAATCTTAGAAATTTAATTAGAGAAACCTTAACTGCTGAAGACTTTACGCAACTTAAAGAACAAAAAAAACGGATCGTGGTGTCAGTTGCCAATCTCACGAAATATCAGACAGAGTTCAAATCTAATATAGATTATTCATACACTGATTTCATTGACTGGATCTGGGCAAGTGCAAATTACGTCCCGTTCATGAGTGTTCTGAACAAGCACGGGCATGAATTTGCTGACGGTGGTTTTGGCAGTCACACTCCAATTCAAGCGGCAATTGACCTGGGAGCCAAAGAAGTAGATGTGATCATTCTTGAGACCGAACACCTGGATCGAAATTTTGAACCTACTACTAATGCTTTCGGATCACTTATGCGTGTTTTTGGTTTCATGACCGAGCAAATTTATTATGACGATTTGATGATCGGCAAATTAAAAAGCAAGGCTCGGAATGTAATGATCAGAAAATTTCACACTCCCTACCGACTGACTGACTTTCCTTTTGTGTTTAGACCAAAGTTGATGAAAAAATGGTGGAATGAAGGCTTTGAGCACGCAAAAAGTCACAACGCAAACAAAACTATTATTCAGAAAGAGAAAATATGA